Proteins encoded in a region of the Eschrichtius robustus isolate mEscRob2 chromosome 16, mEscRob2.pri, whole genome shotgun sequence genome:
- the FLRT3 gene encoding leucine-rich repeat transmembrane protein FLRT3 gives MISPAWSIFLIGAKIGLFLQAAPLSVMAKSCPSVCRCDAGFIYCNDRFLTSIPTGIPEDATTLYLQNNQINNAGIPSDLKNLLKVERIYLYHNSLDEFPTNLPKYVKELHLQENNIRTITYDSLSKIPYLEELHLDDNSVSAVSIEEGAFRDSNYLRLLFLSRNHLSTIPWGLPRTIEELRLDDNRISTISSPSLQGLTSLKRLVLDGNLLNNHGLGDKVFFNLVNLTELSLVRNSLTAAPVNLPGTNLRKLYLQDNHINRVPPNAFSYLRQLYRLDMSNNNLSNLPQGIFDDLDNITQLILRNNPWYCGCKMKWVRDWLQSLPVKVNVRGLMCQAPEKVRGMAIKDLNVELFDCKDSALVSTIQITTATPNTVHPAQGQWPAPVTKQPDMKNPKLTKDQRTTGNPARKTIVITVKAVTSDTIRISWKLVLPMTALRLSWLKLGHSPAFGSITETIVTGERSEYLVTALEPDSPYRVCMVPMETSNLYLFDETPVCIETETAPLRMYNPTTTLNREQEKEPYKNPNLPLAAIIGGAVALVTIALLALVCWYVHRNGSLFSRNCAYSKGKRRKDDYAEAGTKKDNSILEIRETSFQMLPISNEPISKEEFVIHTIFPPNGMNLYKNNHSESSSNRSYRDSGIPDSDHSHS, from the coding sequence ATGATCAGCCCAGCCTGGAGCATCTTCCTCATCGGGGCTAAAATTGGGCTGTTCCTCCAGGCGGCACCACTGTCAGTTATGGCTAAATCCTGTCCATCTGTGTGCCGCTGTGATGCCGGTTTCATTTACTGTAATGATCGCTTTCTGACATCCATTCCAACAGGAATACCAGAGGATGCTACAACTCTCTACCTTCagaacaaccaaataaataatgctGGGATTCCTTCAGATTTGAAAAACTTGCTGAAAGTAGAAAGAATATACCTATATCACAACAGTTTAGATGAATTTCCTACCAACCTACCAAAGTATGTGAAAGAGTTACATCTGCAAGAAAATAATATAAGGACTATCACTTATGATTCACTTTCAAAAATCCCCTATCTGGAAGAATTACATTTAGATGATAACTCCGTCTCAGCTGTTAGCATTGAAGAGGGGGCATTCCGAGACAGTAACTATCTCCGGCTGCTTTTCCTGTCCCGTAATCATCTTAGCACAATCCCCTGGGGTTTGCCCAGGACTATAGAAGAACTCCGCTTGGATGATAATCGTATATCCACCATCTCATCACCATCTCTTCAAGGTCTCACTAGCCTAAAACGCCTGGTTTTGGATGGAAACCTGCTGAACAACCACGGTTTAGGTGATAAAGTTTTCTTCAACCTAGTCAACTTAACAGAACTGTCACTGGTACGGAATTCCCTGACTGCTGCACCAGTAAACCTTCCAGGCACAAACCTGAGGAAGCTTTATCTTCAAGATAACCATATCAATCGGGTGcccccaaatgctttttcttatcTAAGGCAGCTGTATCGACTTGATATGTCCAATAACAACCTAAGTAATTTACCTCAGGGTATCTTTGATGATTTGGACAACATAACCCAATTGATTCTTCGCAACAATCCGTGGTATTGTGGGTGCAAGATGAAATGGGTGCGTGACTGGTTACAATCACTACCTGTGAAGGTCAATGTGCGTGGGCTCATGTGCCAAGCCCCTGAAAAGGTTCGGGGAATGGCTATCAAGGACCTCAATGTGGAACTGTTTGATTGTAAGGACAGCGCACTTGTAAGCACCATTCAGATAACCACTGCAACACCCAACACAGTGCATCCTGCTCAAGGACAGTGGCCAGCTCCAGTGACCAAACAACCAGACATGAAGAACCCCAAACTCACTAAGGATCAGCGAACCACGGGGAATCCAGCAAGAAAAACAATTGTCATTACCGTGAAAGCTGTCACCTCCGACACAATTCGTATCTCTTGGAAACTTGTCCTACCTATGACTGCTTTAAGACTCAGCTGGCTCAAACTGGGTCACAGCCCAGCGTTTGGATCTATAACGGAAACAATTGTAACAGGAGAACGCAGTGAATACTTGGTCACAGCCCTGGAGCCTGATTCGCCCTATCGAGTCTGCATGGTTCCCATGGAAACCAGTAACCTCTACCTATTTGATGAAACTCCTGTTTGTATTGAGACTGAAACCGCACCCCTTCGAATGTACAACCCTACGACCACCCTTAATCGAGAGCAAGAGAAAGAACCTTACAAAAACCCCAATTTACCATTGGCTGCCATCATTGGTGGGGCTGTGGCCCTGGTGACCATCGCCCTTCTCGCTTTAGTGTGCTGGTATGTTCATAGGAATGGATCACTCTTCTCAAGGAACTGTGCATACAgcaaagggaagagaagaaaggatgaCTATGCGGAAGCTGGCACCAAGAAGGACAACTCCATCCTGGAAATCAGGGAGACTTCTTTTCAGATGTTACCGATAAGCAATGAACCCATCTCAAAGGAGGAATTTGTAATACACACCATATTTCCTCCTAACGGAATGAATCTGTACAAAAACAATCACAGTGAAAGTAGTAGTAACCGAAGCTACAGAGACAGTGGTATTCCAGACTCAGATCACTCACACTCATGA